The DNA segment AGCAATTTTTAATTTGTAAATGAATGAAGAGGACTAAAACGGAAAATCCAAAAACCTTGTTAACTTCAAATGGAGAAGGGAGTGGGTGGGAGAAAAAGAGGAACTACAATAACAATAGAAATTGATTTTTGACTTTTTTCCAGCAATGTAATATTCAAAATCCAAGTATGAATTAGGAAGAACCCGAAAAAATTCGATGGAAGCTTAAAGCACAAGGAGTAAGTTAAATCTTcaatcaattattattattattattattaaattcacTGAATTCGAgctttcataataataataataataatacagaaAAATTATAGTGATAATTGGACCCAATTGCAAAATATCTGCACTTGTACAAAACCCTGCATCCTGCTTTATTTTAAAGCTAGTTTTCACTGTCTACAGGCCAAAATGGCCGCAAAGAACCAATATTTTATACTTGAGCTGGTAACTTTGGCAGCAGTAAACAAGAATTACAACAGCATATTTATTACAATTGATgggaataatatttattaaaatgacATTTCGTGAGGCAATGAAATGCATGTATACAAGTTTATGAATGATTAATCTACTGATTCTGACCCATTAAGAAATGGATTTGTCCATTTGCCAGAAATAATTACTCAAACGAAAATAATGAGATTATGGTCCCAATAAGTGAAGGCAATCAGATATCTTGCTTGTATAATAATCTGGTTGGATAGTGCCGGAGGGATCTTCTAGAGTGGATTGATTTGTCACACCTGCAGTTTTAGCAGTTTGAAACATCATAAATGTTTATGATGTTTGGAATTTATGTTAGTTTCATTGTCAAGAAAATGAAAATTGTAAAGAAAGAGAAATCAATTCACCTGAGAGAACAAGAAGAGTTTTGCAGCCAGCATTTTTTCCAAATAAAATGTCAGTGTCTAGTCTATCACCAACCATACACATTTTGGAGGTACTTACTTGAAATCTGCTAAGCAAAACATATTATTGAAATGTCAAAAATATGACCTTGTCAGTTTAAAACCTGCAACTCATTCTCGATGATGAGCCTCAaggtttccaatcaattagagatTCCAGATTCCAATATACAATACATCTAAGCAAAATAGCAAATATGATCTACAAGATAAGGGCGAATAAGAATGAACATTAGAACTTACTTCTGCAATAAAAAATCCATCATGAAGGTTGATGGTTTTCCAACTACAATAGGCTCTCTCTCAGTTGAACCACACATTGCAGCAACCATACAACCGGCCCCTTAAATTCACATAAGATATTATAAAGCCAAGCCGTGAAAGCATGTAATTCACATGAAAGGTTAGCTTCATTACCAGGCCACTCCTGTAAATCGGTCATATGTCCCACTGCATCGCGATTGGTAGCAATAAAGAGACACCCTGGATTCTCACGTATGCATAGGGTTCCATACCTGTCATAAAGTAACAAAGATGCAAAAGTTTAGGGCATTAATTATATAAGAAACATATATTAAAACCTATTCCTGATTTATATAAATGGCCTGAAAATTTTGCATGATTTTATCATTCTTTTCTTTGAAACTATGCAAAATATCTAAGTTAAGACCTATTCCTCTCCCACTTCTTCAACCACAGCTTAGGTGATATCCAAGGGGTAGGAACTCATTTACAGGTGGATCCAAGCCCCAGTCCAAGATCTGAAAGCATAATCAGTCAAATGTTACCTCAGAAAATTCTTTTCAATAGGCCTAAATTTTATTGGCCCATCAGTCATTATCAAGTTATCCCAGGTCTCCTCAACACAAATCCTACTGATGGATAAGGGGATTGCCATAGCATTTTGGTTGCAGATATTAATAGTATAAGGGCATTTATGCATATGAATGAATTTGGAGAATGAATCTAAAAACTTATGCTCCAACCACTAATTTATCTCAGGAAAATGTTGCTTAAATACAAACTGTTGGCATCATGACTTTCCATAAGGTTGCTTGAAGATTAGCAAAGAAGTTCAAGGGCAGACCCAAGGATGTCTTATGAATTGTGATGAAATCTTTGAAACTGACTCAACATGCCATACTCAACTaagaaatcacaaaaaaaaaaaaaaaaacttttaggtTTTTGATTAAGGAATGCTCTTTTTCTTAATCCCCTGGGAGCTAAGAGTCAGTAAAGTTTTTGCATAacccttcattttctttccacaaTATTTAAAGTGACCCTCGCTCAAATTTTCCAAGGGTAGATGACCAGGTTAAAATGTAGAAGAATTATGATGGTAGGTAAAGGGAACAGGATCTCTTACTGAAGCTTGTAATAATTGATGTGTGGGTCTAGCCCAACCACAACTGCTCCAACCTGTGATACGAGTTGCACCATTATGAATCTCAAGCAGAAAATAGTGAATAAATAgagaagtaaaattttcaaatgaaTAATGGCCTAGATTATTACACTCTTATCATGTTCAAATAGGGAATTTGATTTCCACTCTGCTCTCTTTTCACCATCTTCCTGCAATAAATTTTTTCAATAGGTATGATCAGGAAGAAAATACAAGAGAAAAGGTTTTATTGCTTGAAGCAAAAGGAAAAAGGTTTACTCTCTGCAAGGAGAGCCGAAAAGAAATCAAATACAAGCTACAACCACCAACCAAGAAAAAAATAGATAATACTTTTTCATGTTGCAAAATGAAAGGAGCACATGCAATCACTACTGATAGGACCAGGTTGAAGGAAAAGGCAAGTATAGCAACCATAAGGCTACTAAGAAAGGCAAGCAACAAAGCCACATTCTGACATAATAATAGTTTTATAGCTTTGTAAAGCCTAATACTTccaccatttttctttttctttctggtGGGGCGTGAATCCAATAGTTCTCCTAGCAGTTGATTATGCATAATTGTTCATTATGCTCTAATCCACAGCATTACAAAACAGCTAATTTCCTGAAAAACTAGCATGTAGACAGCCCTATAATAAACAaccaagaaaatgagagagagagagagagagagagagagagatgatttaaatgtttgcttATATCTGTTAGAGACGCAATGTGGCCTCCAATAAGAAAGCTAAAAACCAGGAAACTACACATGTACCACACAGAAGCGAGGCATTAGAAGATACTAAAAGATGAAGTGTATTTTGAGAAGGATCCTGAGGTGGTAAATTTGGACTCAAAGAGATGACTCGGAAGCACCTTTCATCCTTTCTTTATATAAACATTTATAAACCCTGGCTATCATACTAGCTTAACatccaaatttcaaatttaaGAATTAGCATTGCAAAAATTCTTAAAACtcttgcaaaatttgagcatcatAATTCCCAATGTTTTAATGATTGTAAAATCCACCTAAGAGTTTTGGTAAATGTTTCTTTCTTAATTAATACATCCATAAAAAGATAACCGCAGATCACATCAGATCATAAAGAAAAGTGCATCCACAAGTCTATCAACTCCTGGGGAAATTAAAAGACACCAGTAAGATAAGCACCAAATCACTCCTCAGGAGGGTCTAGtccaaaaaatttagagaaagaaaataaaagaaaaaaaaaaagcaatagaAAATCAGGTACGAAAATTTGGAGGCACATACTGGGCCACCAAGGCCTGTGTATCCAGCAAGCTGCAGCTCTTCTAATATACCTTCCCCGCCTATCACATATACCTATAAAAGGAATCAATGAGAAATTACACATACAATGCTAAATGTGCGCGAAGAAATGCAACAATATATTAGTTTACAATGACTTTGTGCAAATGACAACAGTACAACATTAGACAGTCGGACAAAAGTAGGCAAGAGGGTAGGCGAAGAGAAGCACCAACCTTCTTTTCTCGAGGAAAATTATTGACTTTCAAGTACATAGCAGCTGCAAAAGATGAGGAGAATATCTCATCCTGAAACATTACATGCAGAGAGCAAGAAATGAGCACCAAACAGAAATATGGAAATTGAAATTCGATTAGGATTCATCGATTTGCATTTGAACATAACGTGCGAAATTAAAATACCCTTTTCATTGGAAATCACTATCTATCCAAATGAACAGTTAAAACGAACCTCTCTAACTGAAATACCAAGGGAATTGAACTTCTTCGCGTATTGCCTTCTTGATTTTGTGGAATTATTGGTCACAAAAACCAGCTTCTTCCCCTGAATTAACCAAAACATATTATTTCATTCACAAGCATAGATTTGCAAATCAAAAGAGACAAAGAAAGAGAAATGAAGGTAGTGGAAGATGCCTTAGAGCGAAGCATTTCAAGTGTTTGAGAAACCCCATCAATGAGCTTATCACCTTTCCAAATCACACCTAAATTCACAAATCACAACTAAGCTAACTTCAAAAACTAAAGAaacgaagaagaagaaatgggaaTCAAAAGCAAAAACTGACCATCGCAATCGAAGAGAAAGGCCTCGACAGAGTCGAAGAGAGACGTGACGTTGTGAGATGAGAGGAGCTGGGCGGCTCTTTTCGCAGTGTTCATTGTCCAAAAATCTGGAGAGTTTGTTAAGATTTCACAGAGAATAATATTACAGAGTAAATGCAAAGGCCTTGTTTTTTCTGCCTTCTCAGGCTCAGCTTTTGTTGAACGCTTGGAAATTCGAATATTCTATGCAACTTATTTCATCACGTGCGGTCTTCCTTTTCTAGAAAAAGTCAGCCTCTCGTTTTCAACTAGCCGTTTTGAATTTCGATAGTGTATTTCacgaattatttattaatttattttaataatctaattaaattgtaattttatttgaagtgttaatatattaatttttaataataattaatataattttatatttcataatatattatttaattttaaattttaaaataaattgattgataaattattttattttttcttcaaaTTAGTTTTTATATACCAATAAAAGGATAAAcaaacttttaaattttcaatatatGAAATGTTTTTAAatagattttataaataatttttaataaataattacttaaatatatattttagtatatttttaaaaaataattcactcttctcattctaactcaaattttaattaaaaaatattattttttaataattattttttagtataaaattaGATTTTAACtgttaaaattcaaaaatatttaaatacaaagttgatttttattttaagtGTTAATATATAACTTTTTTAATAGTAATTGTTACAATTTTGTATTTCATAAtacattatttaattttaaatttaaaagtttaaattaATTTGTCATCACCCAAATTCTGTGCCGGATCGGCACTAGAACTTGGATCAGCATAAGGTCTTTAAAATCCGTAGTAGGCCTAACTATTCTTAACTCAACTATAAGACCCATAATtatagtccaatttcaagaaaataaacagaTAGAGTTCAGTCATAAATTGGGCTATCCAACGGGGAGTAATAACTCATTCGACTTGTAATCATAATATATCTCAATTTGAGGAGTTCAGCTCACTCTTATAATCCTCAAAGAAATACATATAatccaatgggagctcaactACCTCATCCAAGCATAATCACATAATAACCTTTATAACATCCAACAGAATAAGTTATTATAGTCCCAAAAAGTTTAATACACTAATGGTACATATGGAGTTTTTAGAATATAAACAAGAAAATAAGAACATAATAAATCTATTTCTAGTAAACCTGCGAGGAAAAAAGTAAGTTAAACTCAAAGATCTCTCTTGTTACCTGTGGAAAAataattgaacaggagtgagcgttcgactcatagagtaaaatattaattttaaatataatttctataactatctaaatctagtGCACTCCTATACATAAAATGTAACATCCTATacataaaatgcaacatacacacatCTTACCAAACAAGTTAAATAATATTCAcataaaagataatttggagtactcacacactcgTGTATCACATCAATCatatcatatatatatgggagttgatccaatatacagctctcttaattctaacTTCTACCAGCGAGATTAAAtcaagctggactttctcttaataatctaaatgcgggagtcagcgagatcaactcaaagtcgtactcacccctacttatccacaaaaaggattgggtcccagcgagtcaagcttcaGGCATTCTactcgtcctacccatatccaatatcacacCACATGCATGCCGACacacgcacacagctccaaattacatTGAGGTGACACTCAcaataatttcatcaaataaagttGCAATACAAACCATGCCTATGATTtagctatatacatatatttataagagAATGTATGAGCAtgcatttaatatataataatattgaaattataaataagatcaatatctactcactgatCCACCAGATATCACTGCGACGGCTGGGCGGAAGAAGAAGGCTAATTCTGattacctaaacaattatattaatgaaTTCATCAGTATcaatacaaaataattatttaaaaaattgggGTGTTGCATTCTTTCTCTCTTATAGAAAAATCGTTCACGAATTTTACACAAGACAGAATAAAAATACAGAATTGCATATTAAATAAGTACGGATACTTGCTATGCATATCCTGCTTTGACTCCCAAGTGCATTCCTCCACAGATTGGCTCCTTCATAAGACTTTAACCATAGCGATTTACTTTAACTGAAGCTTCTCATCTAATAGTCTACTATAGCTACTGACTGCTCCTTGAAGGTTAAATCCTCATTCAACTCTACTGTATCTGGTTGCAGCACAAGAGAAGGATCGGGAACATACTTCCtgagcatagaaatatggaatactgggtggacatgagaaatgTTTGATGGAAACTCTaactgataggcaactgctctCACTCTGTCCGtgatctcaaaaggtcctatgtaacggggtgccaacttgcctttctttcTAAATCTCATAACACCTTTTATAGGAGAGACCTTTAAGAACACATAATCACCCATTGTAAATTGTTCACCTTTCCTCCtcagatctgcataactcttctacctGCTAAAAGTTGCATTTAAAAGTTCCCTGATCAAAGGAACCATCAATGAAGTGTACTGCACCAGATCTAAATCATGTACTTTCACCTCTCCAACTTCTGTCCAACATAGAGGGGACCTACACTTCCTGCCacataatgcctcatagggtatCATTCCAATATTGGAATGATAGCTGCTATTATAAGTAAACTCCATTAATGGtaactgatcatcccattgacctttaAAATCTATGACACACATGCGAAACATATCCTCTAATGTCTAAATTATCTTTTTAGACTATCCATCTGTCTATGAATGGAAAGTCATACTAAAATTCAGCTGTGTGCCAAGTACTTCTTAAAGTTCCTTTAGAatagagaagtgaactggggctctCTGTTAGATACTATGGAAATAAGAATCTCATGTAATCTGACTATCTCATGGATGTACAACCTTGCATACTGAGCAACAGAATAGGTGGTTCATATAGGAAAAAAGTAAGCTGACTTAGTTAGacgatccacaatcacccatatagagtCATACTGATGTATAGAACGAGACAAccagtcacgaaatccatagtaatcatttcccacttccacttTATGATAAAAATCTCCTATAACTTTCCTGACAGCCTCTGATGCTTAAACTTTACTTTCTGATAAGTTAAGCA comes from the Hevea brasiliensis isolate MT/VB/25A 57/8 chromosome 5, ASM3005281v1, whole genome shotgun sequence genome and includes:
- the LOC110656819 gene encoding phosphoglycolate phosphatase 2 → MNTAKRAAQLLSSHNVTSLFDSVEAFLFDCDGVIWKGDKLIDGVSQTLEMLRSKGKKLVFVTNNSTKSRRQYAKKFNSLGISVREDEIFSSSFAAAMYLKVNNFPREKKVYVIGGEGILEELQLAGYTGLGGPEDGEKRAEWKSNSLFEHDKSVGAVVVGLDPHINYYKLQYGTLCIRENPGCLFIATNRDAVGHMTDLQEWPGAGCMVAAMCGSTEREPIVVGKPSTFMMDFLLQKFQVSTSKMCMVGDRLDTDILFGKNAGCKTLLVLSGVTNQSTLEDPSGTIQPDYYTSKISDCLHLLGP